A window of Pedobacter lusitanus contains these coding sequences:
- a CDS encoding sensor histidine kinase has protein sequence MSILQLVTQDLRPFLFYFLFYILNISTFYFQALILLKRGTTNTKADFWRIPLFIILEITVYYILSLVIGFSLTELTIAEASEALFKMRPIASTLWRGIYFILYGSAYYLLFSYNDKKRRELIQTIENEQLKNDLLQAEQDFLRAQINPHLLFNTLSFIKYAAKKKPEEANEAIMRLSGIMGFALENNSQTILVSRELEQVENIIKLNQLRFNHTLNINYITRLTNNQVTIIPIILLTLVENIFKHGNLLEKEHPAEIFVESTDEYLTIRTSNLPNYDMNVESSKTGLANISTRLEQFYKNNYKFSYTMEDNLFKTELVLRLKELIKPRS, from the coding sequence ATGAGCATTTTACAGCTCGTCACTCAGGATCTTCGACCTTTTTTGTTTTATTTTCTATTTTACATACTCAACATTTCTACCTTTTATTTTCAGGCCTTAATCTTATTAAAACGAGGCACAACAAATACCAAAGCTGATTTCTGGCGTATTCCGCTCTTCATTATTTTAGAAATAACGGTCTATTATATTCTTTCTCTGGTAATCGGTTTTAGTCTGACAGAATTAACAATTGCCGAAGCATCTGAGGCTCTATTTAAAATGAGACCCATTGCAAGTACACTTTGGCGCGGCATATATTTCATCTTATATGGATCAGCTTATTACCTCTTGTTCAGTTATAATGACAAAAAACGAAGAGAATTAATTCAGACCATAGAAAACGAACAATTGAAGAATGACCTGCTTCAGGCCGAACAGGATTTTCTGCGTGCACAGATTAATCCTCATTTACTATTTAACACGTTGAGTTTTATTAAATACGCTGCAAAGAAAAAACCGGAAGAGGCTAATGAAGCTATAATGAGATTATCCGGTATCATGGGTTTTGCATTAGAAAATAACAGCCAGACGATCCTGGTTTCCAGAGAACTGGAGCAGGTAGAAAATATCATCAAACTAAACCAGTTAAGATTCAACCATACTTTAAATATTAATTACATTACCCGTTTAACCAACAATCAGGTTACCATTATTCCTATCATTCTGCTCACACTGGTAGAGAACATTTTTAAGCATGGCAACCTGCTGGAAAAAGAACATCCGGCAGAAATCTTTGTTGAATCAACAGATGAATATTTAACTATCAGAACCAGTAATCTGCCAAATTACGATATGAATGTAGAAAGCAGTAAAACCGGACTGGCTAATATCAGCACCAGGTTAGAGCAGTTCTATAAAAACAACTACAAATTCAGCTACACTATGGAAGATAATTTATTCAAAACAGAGCTTGTATTAAGACTTAAAGAATTAATTAAACCACGGTCTTAA